Proteins encoded within one genomic window of Arachis ipaensis cultivar K30076 chromosome B08, Araip1.1, whole genome shotgun sequence:
- the LOC107614528 gene encoding (-)-germacrene D synthase-like isoform X2, with translation MSLEAASIPVLIITTQDSTSSNLKRSYTNFAPSIWHDTFLHYADPQSLEINEILKEKVQVHKEKVKMYLSSNDNISQKLNIIDSIQCLGLSYHFEREIDEILAQIHFHFTNNSLGTKQSSLYFLALFFRLLRQNGYHVSSDIFNKFIKNNEGKFNEIITQDVEGMWSLYEATQLRVHGENILEEAHNYTYTNLKSITNQLSQSLAEQTNRSLKQPLHKAVPRIGARSYMSFYEEDPSHSKFLLTFARLDFNLLQKLHQQELGNITKWDSSCIASLPECMRVVFNAIIELFVEIESLIIDSGKSNLVLQHVKQAFSNMAHGYMVEAKWCDEGYIPTYDEYKVNGILTSVYPFLVTTFIALGEFATKEMFDWVFNVPIILKAATFICRLTNDLASHKFEQQRKHVASAVECCMEQYDISQEQAYEVINKEISNCWKDVNEAYLNSHDIPKHVLDSIVNLARISEFMYENFEDKYTNNELLKNYVATLFLDPIVI, from the exons ATGTCTCTTGAAGCTGCCTCCATTCCTGTGTTGATTATTACGACTCAAGATTCAACATCTTCTAACTTGAAGCGATCTTATACAAACTTTGCTCCTAGCATTTGGCATGATACTTTCCTTCACTATGCTGATCCACAATCATTG gaAATCAATGAAATTCTGAAGGAAAAAGTTCAAGTAcataaagaaaaagtgaagatGTATTTATCTTCTAATGATAATATCTcacaaaaattaaatattattgacTCAATTCAATGTTTGGGTTTATCTTACCATTTTGAACGTGAAATTGACGAAATATTAGCACAAATTCACTTTCATTTTACCAACAATAGCCTTGGTACAAAGCAAAGTAGcctttattttcttgcattattctTTCGTTTGCTTCGACAAAATGGATATCATGTTTCTTCAG ATATATTTAacaaattcatcaagaacaacgaAGGAAAATTCAATGAAATCATTACTCAAGATGTTGAAGGAATGTGGAGCTTGTATGAAGCTACACAACTAAGGGTTCATGGAGAGAATATATTAGAAGAAGCACATAATTACACATACACTAATCTAAAGTCCATTACCAATCAATTGAGTCAATCTCTTGCTGAACAAACCAATCGGAGCCTAAAGCAACCTCTTCACAAGGCAGTTCCAAGGATAGGAGCAAGGTCATACATGTCTTTTTATGAAGAAGATCCTTCTCATAGCAAATTTCTTCTGACCTTTGCAAGATTAGACTTCAATTTGCTACAAAAATTACATCAACAAGAATTAGGCAATATCACCAA atgGGATAGTAGTTGCATTGCATCTCTTCCAGAGTGTATGAGAGTGGTGTTTAATGCAATTATAGAACTCTTCGTTGAAATAGAGTCGTTGATTATTGACAGTGGAAAGTCAAACTTGGTGTTGCAACATGTTAAACAGGCT TTTTCCAACATGGCACATGGTTACATGGTTGAAGCAAAATGGTGTGATGAGGGCTATATTCCAACGTATGATGAGTACAAGGTCAACGGAATATTGACTTCCGTATACCCATTTCTTGTAACAACGTTCATTGCTTTGGGAGAATTTGCAACCAAAGAAATGTTTGATTGGGTCTTCAATGTTCCAATAATCTTAAAAGCTGCAACATTTATTTGCAGACTTACCAATGACTTGGCCTCACATAAG TTTGAGCAGCAAAGGAAACATGTTGCTTCCGCGGTGGAATGTTGCATGGAGCAATATGACATTTCTCAAGAACAGGCTTATGAAGTCATTAATAAGGAAATCAGTAATTGTTGGAAAGATGTAAATGAAGCGTACCTCAACTCACATGATATCCCAAAACATGTGCTTGATTCTATAGTTAATTTGGCACGCATAAGTGAGTTTATGTATGAAAACTTTGAAGATAAATACACCAACAATGAACTTCTAAAGAATTACGTTGCTACGTTGTTTTTGGATCCCATCGTCATCTAG
- the LOC107614528 gene encoding probable sesquiterpene synthase isoform X3 encodes MSLEAASIPVLIITTQDSTSSNLKRSYTNFAPSIWHDTFLHYADPQSLEINEILKEKVQVHKEKVKMWWKRSEFATKVPYIRDRVVEAFFWPFAMSSEPNYSTTRCMIGKFGACISLVDDTYDVYGTVQELELFTEAIQRWDSSCIASLPECMRVVFNAIIELFVEIESLIIDSGKSNLVLQHVKQAFSNMAHGYMVEAKWCDEGYIPTYDEYKVNGILTSVYPFLVTTFIALGEFATKEMFDWVFNVPIILKAATFICRLTNDLASHKFEQQRKHVASAVECCMEQYDISQEQAYEVINKEISNCWKDVNEAYLNSHDIPKHVLDSIVNLARISEFMYENFEDKYTNNELLKNYVATLFLDPIVI; translated from the exons ATGTCTCTTGAAGCTGCCTCCATTCCTGTGTTGATTATTACGACTCAAGATTCAACATCTTCTAACTTGAAGCGATCTTATACAAACTTTGCTCCTAGCATTTGGCATGATACTTTCCTTCACTATGCTGATCCACAATCATTG gaAATCAATGAAATTCTGAAGGAAAAAGTTCAAGTAcataaagaaaaagtgaagat GTGGTGGAAGAGATCAGAATTTGCAACTAAGGTGCCATACATCAGAGATAGGGTGGTTGAGGCATTCTTTTGGCCATTCGCCATGTCCTCCGAACCTAATTACAGCACTACAAGATGCATGATAGGCAAATTTGGTGCATGTATCTCTCTTGTTGATGATACTTATGACGTCTATGGCACAGTTCAAGAACTTGAACTTTTCACAGAGGCCATCCAAAG atgGGATAGTAGTTGCATTGCATCTCTTCCAGAGTGTATGAGAGTGGTGTTTAATGCAATTATAGAACTCTTCGTTGAAATAGAGTCGTTGATTATTGACAGTGGAAAGTCAAACTTGGTGTTGCAACATGTTAAACAGGCT TTTTCCAACATGGCACATGGTTACATGGTTGAAGCAAAATGGTGTGATGAGGGCTATATTCCAACGTATGATGAGTACAAGGTCAACGGAATATTGACTTCCGTATACCCATTTCTTGTAACAACGTTCATTGCTTTGGGAGAATTTGCAACCAAAGAAATGTTTGATTGGGTCTTCAATGTTCCAATAATCTTAAAAGCTGCAACATTTATTTGCAGACTTACCAATGACTTGGCCTCACATAAG TTTGAGCAGCAAAGGAAACATGTTGCTTCCGCGGTGGAATGTTGCATGGAGCAATATGACATTTCTCAAGAACAGGCTTATGAAGTCATTAATAAGGAAATCAGTAATTGTTGGAAAGATGTAAATGAAGCGTACCTCAACTCACATGATATCCCAAAACATGTGCTTGATTCTATAGTTAATTTGGCACGCATAAGTGAGTTTATGTATGAAAACTTTGAAGATAAATACACCAACAATGAACTTCTAAAGAATTACGTTGCTACGTTGTTTTTGGATCCCATCGTCATCTAG
- the LOC107614528 gene encoding probable terpene synthase 2 isoform X1 produces MSLEAASIPVLIITTQDSTSSNLKRSYTNFAPSIWHDTFLHYADPQSLEINEILKEKVQVHKEKVKMYLSSNDNISQKLNIIDSIQCLGLSYHFEREIDEILAQIHFHFTNNSLGTKQSSLYFLALFFRLLRQNGYHVSSDIFNKFIKNNEGKFNEIITQDVEGMWSLYEATQLRVHGENILEEAHNYTYTNLKSITNQLSQSLAEQTNRSLKQPLHKAVPRIGARSYMSFYEEDPSHSKFLLTFARLDFNLLQKLHQQELGNITKWWKRSEFATKVPYIRDRVVEAFFWPFAMSSEPNYSTTRCMIGKFGACISLVDDTYDVYGTVQELELFTEAIQRWDSSCIASLPECMRVVFNAIIELFVEIESLIIDSGKSNLVLQHVKQAFSNMAHGYMVEAKWCDEGYIPTYDEYKVNGILTSVYPFLVTTFIALGEFATKEMFDWVFNVPIILKAATFICRLTNDLASHKFEQQRKHVASAVECCMEQYDISQEQAYEVINKEISNCWKDVNEAYLNSHDIPKHVLDSIVNLARISEFMYENFEDKYTNNELLKNYVATLFLDPIVI; encoded by the exons ATGTCTCTTGAAGCTGCCTCCATTCCTGTGTTGATTATTACGACTCAAGATTCAACATCTTCTAACTTGAAGCGATCTTATACAAACTTTGCTCCTAGCATTTGGCATGATACTTTCCTTCACTATGCTGATCCACAATCATTG gaAATCAATGAAATTCTGAAGGAAAAAGTTCAAGTAcataaagaaaaagtgaagatGTATTTATCTTCTAATGATAATATCTcacaaaaattaaatattattgacTCAATTCAATGTTTGGGTTTATCTTACCATTTTGAACGTGAAATTGACGAAATATTAGCACAAATTCACTTTCATTTTACCAACAATAGCCTTGGTACAAAGCAAAGTAGcctttattttcttgcattattctTTCGTTTGCTTCGACAAAATGGATATCATGTTTCTTCAG ATATATTTAacaaattcatcaagaacaacgaAGGAAAATTCAATGAAATCATTACTCAAGATGTTGAAGGAATGTGGAGCTTGTATGAAGCTACACAACTAAGGGTTCATGGAGAGAATATATTAGAAGAAGCACATAATTACACATACACTAATCTAAAGTCCATTACCAATCAATTGAGTCAATCTCTTGCTGAACAAACCAATCGGAGCCTAAAGCAACCTCTTCACAAGGCAGTTCCAAGGATAGGAGCAAGGTCATACATGTCTTTTTATGAAGAAGATCCTTCTCATAGCAAATTTCTTCTGACCTTTGCAAGATTAGACTTCAATTTGCTACAAAAATTACATCAACAAGAATTAGGCAATATCACCAA GTGGTGGAAGAGATCAGAATTTGCAACTAAGGTGCCATACATCAGAGATAGGGTGGTTGAGGCATTCTTTTGGCCATTCGCCATGTCCTCCGAACCTAATTACAGCACTACAAGATGCATGATAGGCAAATTTGGTGCATGTATCTCTCTTGTTGATGATACTTATGACGTCTATGGCACAGTTCAAGAACTTGAACTTTTCACAGAGGCCATCCAAAG atgGGATAGTAGTTGCATTGCATCTCTTCCAGAGTGTATGAGAGTGGTGTTTAATGCAATTATAGAACTCTTCGTTGAAATAGAGTCGTTGATTATTGACAGTGGAAAGTCAAACTTGGTGTTGCAACATGTTAAACAGGCT TTTTCCAACATGGCACATGGTTACATGGTTGAAGCAAAATGGTGTGATGAGGGCTATATTCCAACGTATGATGAGTACAAGGTCAACGGAATATTGACTTCCGTATACCCATTTCTTGTAACAACGTTCATTGCTTTGGGAGAATTTGCAACCAAAGAAATGTTTGATTGGGTCTTCAATGTTCCAATAATCTTAAAAGCTGCAACATTTATTTGCAGACTTACCAATGACTTGGCCTCACATAAG TTTGAGCAGCAAAGGAAACATGTTGCTTCCGCGGTGGAATGTTGCATGGAGCAATATGACATTTCTCAAGAACAGGCTTATGAAGTCATTAATAAGGAAATCAGTAATTGTTGGAAAGATGTAAATGAAGCGTACCTCAACTCACATGATATCCCAAAACATGTGCTTGATTCTATAGTTAATTTGGCACGCATAAGTGAGTTTATGTATGAAAACTTTGAAGATAAATACACCAACAATGAACTTCTAAAGAATTACGTTGCTACGTTGTTTTTGGATCCCATCGTCATCTAG